In Candidatus Desulfofervidus auxilii, one genomic interval encodes:
- a CDS encoding secondary thiamine-phosphate synthase enzyme YjbQ, whose protein sequence is MPEVIYVNTNKKTQFVDITEKIGKIVKESGIKEGLCLIYVPHTTAGITINENADPSVQEDILSILNQVVPWTANYKHFEGNSPAHIKASIIGSSVTVMVERGNLILGTWQGIFFCEFDGPRHRKVFVKCLTD, encoded by the coding sequence ATGCCGGAAGTAATTTATGTCAACACCAATAAGAAGACCCAATTTGTTGATATTACAGAAAAAATTGGCAAAATCGTAAAGGAATCAGGGATAAAAGAAGGTTTGTGTTTGATATATGTGCCTCATACTACTGCAGGGATAACTATTAATGAAAATGCTGACCCCAGTGTTCAAGAAGATATTTTAAGCATCCTCAACCAAGTAGTTCCCTGGACGGCAAACTATAAACATTTTGAGGGAAATTCTCCTGCTCATATTAAGGCTAGTATTATTGGTTCTTCAGTAACAGTGATGGTGGAAAGAGGTAATTTAATCTTGGGCACTTGGCAGGGAATTTTCTTTTGTGAATTTGATGGCCCTAGACATAGAAAAGTTTTTGTTAAATGTTTAACAGATTAG
- the pyrR gene encoding bifunctional pyr operon transcriptional regulator/uracil phosphoribosyltransferase PyrR, with protein sequence MIKTIMNEEEMKRVLMRIAYEILEHNKGVKNLVLIGIHTGGAYLAERLKNIISHTEAQTPLLGTLDINLYRDDWTRLTYQPVLKKTNIPFSVNEKNIILVDDVIFTGRTIRAAMDAIMDFGRPQKIEVAVLIDRNHRELPIMTNYVGLYVPTAKEERIDVFLSEKDGKDEVILSRE encoded by the coding sequence ATGATCAAGACTATTATGAATGAAGAAGAAATGAAAAGGGTCTTGATGCGAATTGCTTATGAAATTCTAGAACACAATAAAGGAGTGAAAAATCTAGTCTTAATTGGTATCCATACTGGTGGTGCTTATTTAGCAGAAAGGTTAAAGAATATAATCAGTCATACTGAAGCACAGACCCCTCTTTTAGGTACTTTGGATATTAATCTTTATAGAGATGACTGGACACGTTTAACTTATCAACCTGTTCTAAAAAAGACCAACATCCCTTTTAGTGTAAATGAAAAGAATATAATATTAGTAGATGATGTAATTTTCACTGGTCGCACTATTAGAGCGGCGATGGATGCTATCATGGATTTTGGAAGACCCCAAAAAATAGAAGTAGCAGTGCTTATTGATAGAAATCATCGTGAATTACCTATTATGACCAATTATGTTGGCCTCTATGTGCCTACCGCCAAAGAAGAAAGAATAGATGTATTTCTGTCAGAAAAAGACGGAAAGGATGAAGTAATACTTAGTAGAGAATAA
- a CDS encoding phosphotransacetylase family protein, whose product MKVIYISSTVGFSGKGLITLGLGRYFLDKGLKVGYFKPLGKIPFKTEENIVTDKLAYFVYQSLGLKEDVKNLCPVILTYELMVKRLRGEMEDPMPQVKRAFETVAQNKDIVLVGGAETIWLGSFLGISGFKIIKELNAKVLLVNKYTGEVFLDGVGEVKGGLGEKLLGIIINWVREEQKPDIDELVIPWLEKQGIPVLGCIPYDNFLTSITVAELSERLRGRVICGQESLYNFVQNYLIGGMEVDKFVEYLRRTPNACVIVGGDRADIQLISIEQGVQCLVLTGNLMPNEIIISKAEQRGVPIILVRENTYFVAQRIQDIAARLSLKEKEKVDKGLTLVRKHVNFERLEKILNEG is encoded by the coding sequence ATGAAAGTAATTTATATTAGCTCTACAGTAGGCTTTTCAGGCAAGGGTTTAATTACTTTGGGATTGGGCCGGTATTTTCTAGATAAGGGCCTAAAAGTAGGGTATTTTAAACCACTGGGTAAGATACCTTTTAAAACAGAAGAAAATATTGTTACAGATAAACTGGCTTATTTTGTTTATCAGAGTTTGGGGTTAAAGGAGGATGTGAAAAATTTGTGTCCGGTAATCTTGACTTATGAATTGATGGTAAAAAGATTAAGAGGTGAGATGGAGGACCCTATGCCCCAAGTAAAAAGGGCATTTGAGACTGTTGCCCAAAATAAGGATATTGTCTTAGTGGGAGGAGCTGAAACTATCTGGCTGGGAAGTTTTTTAGGTATCTCTGGATTTAAAATCATAAAAGAATTAAATGCCAAAGTGCTTTTAGTAAATAAATATACAGGAGAAGTCTTTTTAGACGGTGTAGGCGAAGTAAAAGGGGGTTTAGGGGAAAAACTCTTGGGAATAATTATAAACTGGGTAAGAGAAGAACAAAAACCAGATATTGATGAACTGGTTATCCCTTGGCTAGAAAAACAGGGTATCCCTGTGCTAGGTTGTATTCCTTATGACAATTTTCTTACGTCTATAACAGTGGCTGAATTGAGCGAAAGATTGAGAGGAAGGGTAATTTGTGGGCAAGAATCCCTATATAATTTTGTGCAAAATTACTTAATTGGGGGAATGGAAGTAGACAAGTTTGTAGAATATTTACGACGAACTCCTAATGCTTGTGTGATAGTAGGAGGAGATAGGGCAGACATTCAATTGATCTCTATTGAACAAGGCGTGCAGTGTTTAGTCCTTACTGGCAATCTTATGCCTAATGAAATTATTATCTCTAAGGCAGAGCAGCGAGGGGTACCTATTATTTTAGTAAGAGAAAATACCTATTTTGTTGCCCAAAGGATTCAAGATATTGCTGCTCGCTTGAGTCTGAAAGAAAAAGAAAAGGTAGATAAAGGCTTGACCCTGGTGCGTAAACATGTCAATTTTGAACGTTTAGAAAAAATATTAAACGAGGGATAG
- the acs gene encoding acetate--CoA ligase alpha subunit — MLLRKLFNPKSVAIVGASTHEGKIGHILVKNLLKYEYPGKIFPINPKANEILGLRTYHSLKEISEAVDLAIIAVKPLEVLESIKICGEKNIEAAIVISAGFKETGAKGARFEQELKTLAKENKVRFLGPNCLGLIDTYSKLNASFAAGMPEQGEIGFFSQSGAMCVAILDWVLGEKIGFSKFISLGNKTDISEIDMLIALGEDENTKVILGYLEGVENGATFIQVAQEVSKKKPIIMIKAGVTSAGARAVSSHTGALAGSESAYQAAFKQSGIIRAKTVNELFNYALAFANQPLPKGPRVAILTNSGGPGIVAADACDQSALQLVRLNSKTAQKLRSFLPPVASIVNPVDIIGDAHFDRYDNALKVLLEASNIDAVIVLLTPTATIEVEETAKVVAKHAQKTKKPILCSFMGQLQVKKGVNYLKKHGVPNYLCPEDAVSALERMWQRQHWLSQPLSTYFPVQADRGRVRYLLEMAKRQGRFHLTETEAKEILMAYGFSFPQTKLARTKEDAVEAAKSMKFPIVLKVVSPNISHKTDVGGVILGLETPQEVEEAFEEIMLKVSEKVPKAAIYGVSVQEMIQEVKETIIGFTRDSQFGPLLMFGLGGIYVEVLKDVSFRIAPIGKREALEMIREIKTYPLLRGIRGEPPADVSALAEGILALNQMALDFPEIVEAEINPFLVKTKGCIAVDARLTIKKE, encoded by the coding sequence ATGTTATTGAGAAAGCTCTTTAACCCCAAATCAGTAGCCATTGTTGGTGCTTCTACCCATGAAGGGAAAATAGGTCACATTTTAGTAAAAAATCTTTTGAAATATGAGTATCCAGGTAAAATCTTCCCCATAAATCCTAAGGCAAATGAAATCTTAGGCTTAAGGACATATCATTCTCTAAAAGAAATATCTGAGGCAGTGGATTTGGCTATCATTGCTGTTAAACCATTAGAAGTTTTAGAGAGTATTAAAATTTGTGGAGAAAAAAATATTGAAGCTGCCATAGTTATTTCTGCAGGCTTTAAAGAAACAGGAGCTAAAGGTGCAAGATTTGAACAAGAGCTAAAAACACTGGCTAAAGAAAATAAAGTGCGGTTTCTAGGTCCAAACTGTCTAGGTCTTATTGATACTTATTCTAAATTGAATGCTTCCTTCGCCGCTGGCATGCCGGAACAAGGGGAAATTGGCTTTTTTTCTCAATCGGGAGCCATGTGTGTGGCCATTTTAGATTGGGTCCTGGGAGAAAAGATTGGTTTTTCTAAGTTTATCAGTTTAGGCAATAAGACAGATATCTCTGAAATTGACATGCTCATTGCCTTAGGAGAAGATGAAAATACCAAGGTAATCTTGGGGTATTTAGAAGGGGTAGAAAATGGTGCCACTTTTATTCAGGTAGCTCAAGAAGTTTCCAAGAAAAAACCTATAATTATGATTAAAGCTGGTGTTACTTCTGCCGGGGCAAGGGCTGTATCTTCCCACACAGGTGCTCTTGCTGGCTCGGAGTCTGCTTATCAAGCAGCCTTTAAGCAGAGTGGAATTATTAGAGCAAAGACTGTTAACGAATTATTTAACTATGCCTTGGCCTTTGCAAATCAGCCCTTACCAAAAGGACCCAGAGTAGCTATTCTCACTAATTCTGGTGGACCAGGGATTGTAGCTGCTGATGCTTGCGACCAGTCGGCCTTGCAGTTAGTGCGATTAAATAGCAAAACAGCTCAAAAACTACGTTCTTTTTTGCCCCCAGTGGCCTCCATTGTTAATCCCGTAGATATCATTGGAGATGCCCATTTTGATAGATATGATAATGCCTTAAAAGTTTTATTAGAGGCTTCAAATATTGATGCGGTTATAGTGCTCTTAACCCCTACTGCTACCATTGAAGTGGAAGAGACTGCCAAAGTAGTGGCAAAACATGCCCAAAAAACAAAAAAACCTATCCTTTGTTCATTCATGGGTCAGCTACAAGTGAAAAAAGGAGTAAATTATCTCAAAAAACATGGAGTCCCCAATTATCTCTGTCCTGAAGATGCAGTAAGTGCCTTAGAAAGGATGTGGCAAAGGCAGCATTGGCTTTCTCAACCTTTATCCACATATTTTCCAGTCCAGGCCGATAGGGGCAGGGTGCGGTATCTTCTGGAGATGGCAAAAAGACAGGGCAGATTTCATCTCACAGAGACTGAGGCTAAAGAGATTCTTATGGCCTATGGATTTAGCTTTCCTCAAACTAAGTTGGCTAGAACAAAAGAAGATGCTGTAGAAGCAGCTAAAAGCATGAAATTTCCTATAGTATTAAAGGTGGTTTCACCTAATATCTCTCATAAAACAGATGTAGGGGGTGTTATTTTGGGATTAGAGACCCCTCAGGAAGTGGAAGAGGCATTTGAGGAAATCATGTTAAAAGTAAGCGAAAAGGTCCCCAAGGCAGCCATTTATGGTGTTTCTGTCCAAGAAATGATTCAGGAAGTAAAAGAAACCATTATTGGTTTTACTCGTGATTCTCAATTTGGCCCATTGTTGATGTTTGGATTGGGAGGTATCTATGTGGAAGTATTGAAGGATGTGAGTTTTCGCATTGCCCCAATTGGAAAAAGAGAAGCATTGGAAATGATAAGAGAGATAAAGACTTATCCTCTTTTAAGGGGTATAAGAGGCGAGCCTCCAGCCGATGTCTCTGCTTTAGCAGAAGGGATTCTAGCCTTAAATCAAATGGCCTTAGACTTCCCAGAGATTGTAGAGGCAGAAATCAATCCATTTTTGGTAAAAACAAAGGGATGTATAGCTGTAGATGCCCGATTAACTATAAAAAAGGAGTAA
- a CDS encoding chloride channel protein, whose protein sequence is MEISTVRRIIVRLVRKLQLPEYVFLVLVAFIIGVLAALGSYVFMKVIGFLWHSCFLPLLHFGQSSLFLHPIIAFIPLIVAFLLFLLAKISSPSIYGYGFPEFLVNVNLKGGIIRIREALAKISASIVTLGLGGSAGQEGPIAQIGGIVGVSISRFFVASEQRRRTFIACGAAGAIAAVFNAPIAGLFFALEIVLLGDFELTNFMPVVVSSGMGTITARALFGNQTAFKMPPYTFVSLWELFFYIFLGAVIGLLAYLFIRIFYKTKDYFRKMPCSPYSKPFIGLFMVGLIGMFFPQIFGVGYEQVQRVLNAEMSAQLMIILVFLKIIATAITLASGGVGGMFSPAFFIGAMAGGAFGAVVHHFFPQITAAYPAYAAVGIGAFLAALTHAPVTAVFLAFEMTGDYYIILPILFASITGLLVAYAFSRESIDTYELKQQGIDLHAGHERNILASIKVKNAMTPDVVVVPEDMTFKEFLAFVRDKKHTCFPVVNGKGELCGIISFQNFRKMLAEEGPKDHIRVKDLDTKEVVTITPEENLETAMEKMRYRHIERLPVTDPNNPKKLVGFLSQRDVLAAYNKALLTLMGREEISEKSET, encoded by the coding sequence ATGGAAATTAGCACCGTCAGACGCATAATTGTCCGCCTAGTTCGGAAACTGCAGTTACCTGAATATGTATTTCTGGTTCTAGTTGCCTTTATCATTGGTGTGTTAGCTGCCTTAGGCAGTTATGTATTTATGAAAGTTATTGGATTTTTATGGCATAGCTGTTTTTTGCCTCTTCTTCATTTTGGTCAATCTTCTCTTTTTTTACATCCCATTATTGCCTTTATTCCCCTTATAGTGGCCTTCCTCCTTTTTTTACTGGCTAAAATATCTTCTCCCTCTATTTATGGCTATGGCTTTCCGGAGTTTTTGGTGAATGTTAATTTAAAGGGAGGAATAATCAGAATTAGAGAAGCACTTGCCAAAATATCTGCTTCTATTGTTACTTTGGGTTTAGGAGGAAGTGCTGGTCAAGAAGGTCCTATCGCTCAAATAGGGGGTATAGTGGGCGTTAGTATTAGCCGTTTTTTTGTGGCTTCAGAACAAAGAAGACGCACCTTTATTGCTTGTGGTGCAGCAGGAGCTATTGCTGCTGTCTTTAACGCTCCTATTGCAGGGCTTTTTTTTGCTTTGGAAATTGTGCTTTTGGGTGACTTTGAACTTACTAATTTTATGCCTGTAGTAGTTTCCTCTGGCATGGGCACCATTACCGCTCGTGCCCTTTTTGGTAATCAAACTGCCTTTAAAATGCCTCCTTATACCTTTGTTAGTCTTTGGGAGCTATTTTTTTACATTTTTTTAGGGGCAGTTATTGGTTTACTTGCCTATTTATTTATACGCATCTTTTACAAAACTAAGGATTATTTCCGAAAAATGCCTTGTTCGCCTTATTCCAAACCTTTTATTGGTCTTTTTATGGTTGGCCTAATTGGTATGTTTTTCCCACAAATTTTTGGGGTGGGTTACGAGCAAGTGCAAAGGGTTTTAAATGCAGAAATGTCAGCTCAATTGATGATTATATTGGTATTTTTAAAAATAATTGCTACTGCTATCACCTTAGCCTCCGGTGGGGTAGGTGGTATGTTTTCACCGGCATTTTTTATTGGGGCTATGGCTGGAGGAGCTTTTGGTGCCGTGGTTCACCATTTTTTCCCCCAGATTACGGCTGCCTACCCTGCTTATGCAGCCGTAGGTATCGGTGCCTTTCTAGCTGCCCTCACTCATGCCCCGGTTACTGCGGTGTTTTTGGCCTTTGAAATGACAGGGGATTATTATATTATTCTGCCTATTCTTTTTGCTTCTATTACTGGTTTATTAGTAGCCTATGCCTTTAGTCGGGAATCCATTGATACCTATGAGTTAAAACAACAAGGTATTGATTTACATGCTGGACATGAAAGGAATATTCTTGCTTCTATTAAAGTAAAGAATGCTATGACACCAGATGTGGTAGTAGTTCCCGAAGATATGACCTTTAAAGAATTTCTGGCCTTTGTGCGAGATAAAAAACATACTTGTTTCCCAGTGGTTAACGGCAAAGGAGAGTTGTGTGGAATTATTTCCTTTCAAAACTTCCGCAAAATGCTGGCAGAAGAAGGCCCTAAAGACCACATCAGGGTAAAAGACCTAGACACCAAGGAGGTTGTTACTATTACTCCAGAAGAAAACTTAGAAACAGCTATGGAAAAAATGAGATATCGCCATATTGAACGTTTACCAGTGACGGATCCCAATAATCCTAAAAAATTGGTAGGGTTTCTTTCCCAAAGAGATGTTTTGGCAGCTTATAATAAGGCCTTATTGACACTAATGGGCAGAGAAGAAATAAGTGAAAAATCAGAAACTTAG
- the purU gene encoding formyltetrahydrofolate deformylase, with protein MGSLSNHAILLLSCPDRKGIVASISQFIYEHNGNIVHADQYTDTEKGQFFMRIEWELDDFDLERKEIPEAFSPLAQQFQMKWMLCFTDYVPNVAIFVSKAPHCLYEILLRHSSGEILANIKLIISNHPDLRPVAETFGIPFYFFPITPETKSDIEKQELAVLKKHHIDLIILARYMQILTSEFIAHYPNRIINIHHSFLPAFVGSRPYHQARERGVKIIGATSHYVTPELDAGPIIEQDVIRVSHRDSVEDLIRKGRDIEKLVLARAIKLHLENRILVYENKTIIFDT; from the coding sequence GTGGGTTCGTTATCAAATCATGCTATCTTATTACTTTCCTGCCCTGATAGAAAAGGAATAGTAGCCTCCATTTCCCAGTTTATTTATGAACATAATGGCAATATTGTCCATGCTGATCAATATACAGATACTGAAAAGGGGCAGTTTTTTATGCGGATTGAATGGGAATTAGATGATTTTGATTTAGAAAGAAAAGAAATACCTGAAGCATTTAGTCCTTTGGCCCAGCAATTTCAAATGAAGTGGATGTTATGTTTTACTGATTATGTGCCTAATGTAGCTATTTTTGTTTCCAAAGCACCTCATTGTTTATATGAAATCTTATTAAGGCATAGTTCAGGAGAAATACTTGCCAATATCAAACTTATCATTAGCAACCATCCTGATTTACGCCCAGTAGCTGAAACCTTTGGTATTCCTTTTTATTTTTTCCCCATTACACCAGAAACAAAATCAGATATAGAAAAGCAAGAATTAGCTGTTTTAAAAAAACACCATATAGATTTGATAATCCTTGCTCGATATATGCAAATTCTCACTTCTGAATTTATCGCTCATTATCCTAATCGGATTATTAATATCCATCACTCTTTTCTGCCTGCTTTTGTAGGTTCTAGACCTTATCATCAGGCTAGAGAACGAGGAGTAAAAATTATAGGTGCTACCAGTCATTATGTCACCCCGGAACTTGATGCTGGACCTATTATCGAGCAGGATGTGATTCGAGTTAGCCATAGGGATTCAGTAGAAGATTTAATCCGTAAAGGAAGAGATATAGAAAAACTAGTCTTAGCTAGGGCTATAAAATTACATTTAGAAAATAGAATATTGGTATATGAGAATAAAACCATCATTTTTGATACTTAA
- the tolQ gene encoding protein TolQ, protein MWFSQFDKSMIYQMIIHAGPMAKLVLILLTLMSVFSWTVMINRWLVFKKVNKQGRKFLEIFWRMDDFKLIFADARKYKKAPQAVIFQSAFSELKKWTTNNPSLTTIDNKTILESCIEVMRKSSQKEYLRLRQGLGFLATVGNTAPFIGLFGTVWGIMRAFHDIGLRGSASLADVAPGISEALIATAFGLAAAIPAVIGYNHFTQQLYEQRTGMEMFMTDLLNRIKITYWSKGHEGV, encoded by the coding sequence ATGTGGTTTTCCCAATTTGATAAAAGTATGATTTATCAGATGATTATTCATGCTGGTCCTATGGCCAAATTGGTTTTAATTCTCCTTACCCTTATGTCTGTATTTTCATGGACAGTGATGATTAACCGCTGGTTGGTGTTCAAAAAAGTTAATAAACAAGGAAGGAAATTTTTAGAAATTTTCTGGCGCATGGATGATTTTAAACTCATCTTTGCCGATGCTAGAAAATATAAAAAGGCACCTCAGGCGGTAATTTTTCAATCAGCATTTTCAGAATTAAAAAAGTGGACAACAAATAATCCTTCCTTAACCACAATAGATAATAAAACCATTTTAGAAAGCTGTATAGAGGTCATGCGAAAATCATCCCAGAAAGAATATCTGCGTTTACGACAGGGACTGGGGTTTTTAGCTACAGTAGGTAATACTGCTCCCTTTATAGGTCTATTTGGCACTGTTTGGGGAATTATGCGGGCCTTTCATGACATCGGTTTACGAGGTTCTGCTTCTTTAGCTGATGTAGCTCCTGGTATCTCTGAGGCCTTAATAGCTACTGCCTTTGGACTAGCAGCCGCCATACCAGCAGTAATAGGATATAATCATTTTACCCAGCAATTATATGAGCAAAGAACAGGGATGGAAATGTTTATGACCGATTTGCTTAATCGTATAAAAATAACTTATTGGAGCAAAGGACATGAGGGTGTTTGA